In Paenibacillus sp. FSL R7-0345, a single window of DNA contains:
- a CDS encoding sensor histidine kinase, producing MKRFMSYQPFRKQLRAVLSFLLRGSMPLRRKILVSNILIVSLALVIFMISIHRIVFNQTLERTTASSQQEVKLVKQSMETVFQSVQNFTKFVLINQDTQKLLSRDTGASHDVAALKSIYNTLAAMLETEPNIDSVIIESLNGDLYFTSNLTGVTLQSLGIYPKDEMDAAKGGAVWTDSLSPSFLSGMQHKNMISVGRVIMSMETGTPLGYIYVNIDERTLARLYHNNDQMDQNATLVINRDGTIVSANDASIVNQPVGEEALASWVNAVSQGSKTFRVAGERYLVSLQSLAPYGWKVAHLVTISELTYGYWKIALLLAGFGLISILSAALLSFVFTRLLTRPLSQLSEVIVEVGAGNFERRAPADTEDEVGRLGATFNEMVQHIQDLMGRVEAEEKTKRMLELRLLYSQIKPHFLYNTLDTIRAMAVMADAKDISSILKALGEFYRISLSNGRELVTAAQEQKHLESYLYIQQIRFNKLSYRISFEPGIELCQVPTMLLQPLVENAIHHGIRGMADGGLCEISGYIERTDGQSNLCFMVRDNGKGMSEEQQRLIWSDNSREEDYSFGLKNIQDRIQLRFGEAYGISLSSEPGNGVEVKVRLPMILKTNEQEEGTARL from the coding sequence ATGAAGAGATTCATGTCATACCAGCCCTTCAGGAAGCAGCTCCGGGCAGTGCTTTCTTTTTTACTTAGAGGGAGTATGCCGCTCAGACGAAAAATTCTGGTCAGCAACATCCTTATTGTCTCGCTGGCTCTGGTTATTTTTATGATTAGCATTCACCGGATTGTCTTTAACCAGACGCTGGAAAGAACCACGGCAAGCTCACAGCAGGAAGTGAAGCTGGTCAAGCAGTCGATGGAGACTGTGTTTCAGTCTGTCCAGAATTTCACCAAATTCGTGCTGATTAATCAGGACACTCAGAAGCTGCTTAGCAGAGACACCGGTGCGAGTCATGATGTGGCTGCTCTGAAATCGATCTATAATACACTGGCTGCAATGCTGGAGACAGAACCGAATATCGATTCCGTCATTATTGAATCCTTAAACGGCGACCTCTATTTCACATCTAACCTGACCGGCGTTACCCTGCAGAGTCTCGGCATCTACCCCAAAGATGAAATGGATGCCGCAAAAGGCGGGGCCGTCTGGACAGATTCGCTTAGTCCCTCATTCCTGTCCGGGATGCAGCACAAGAACATGATCAGTGTGGGCAGGGTCATTATGAGCATGGAAACGGGAACTCCGCTAGGTTATATTTATGTGAATATTGATGAGCGGACGCTTGCCCGTTTGTACCATAATAATGATCAGATGGATCAGAATGCTACTCTGGTCATTAACCGGGACGGAACCATTGTATCTGCCAATGATGCTTCAATCGTTAACCAGCCGGTTGGGGAAGAAGCTCTGGCCAGCTGGGTGAACGCAGTCAGTCAAGGGAGTAAGACATTCCGGGTTGCCGGAGAGCGCTATTTAGTGTCACTACAGAGCCTGGCCCCCTATGGCTGGAAGGTTGCCCATCTGGTTACTATTTCGGAGCTGACTTACGGCTATTGGAAAATCGCATTATTATTAGCCGGCTTTGGACTGATCAGCATCCTGTCAGCGGCGTTACTCTCCTTCGTATTCACACGTCTACTGACCCGGCCGCTCAGCCAGCTCAGTGAGGTGATTGTCGAGGTAGGGGCCGGGAACTTTGAGCGGCGTGCTCCTGCCGACACAGAGGATGAGGTTGGCCGGTTAGGCGCTACCTTCAACGAAATGGTACAGCATATTCAAGACTTGATGGGAAGAGTTGAAGCTGAAGAGAAAACCAAGCGGATGCTGGAGCTGAGGCTGTTGTATTCGCAGATTAAACCGCATTTTTTGTACAATACGCTGGACACAATCCGTGCAATGGCTGTGATGGCAGACGCTAAAGACATCAGCAGTATTCTGAAGGCGCTTGGTGAGTTCTACCGGATTTCGCTGAGCAACGGCCGGGAGCTAGTTACGGCGGCCCAGGAACAGAAGCATCTGGAAAGCTACTTATATATCCAGCAAATCCGCTTTAACAAGCTGAGCTACCGGATTTCGTTCGAACCGGGCATTGAATTATGCCAAGTGCCTACGATGCTGCTGCAGCCGCTGGTTGAGAATGCGATCCACCATGGCATAAGAGGAATGGCGGACGGGGGATTATGTGAAATCAGCGGTTATATTGAACGAACGGACGGGCAGAGCAATCTCTGCTTTATGGTCCGCGACAACGGCAAGGGCATGAGTGAAGAGCAGCAGCGGCTGATCTGGTCGGACAACAGCAGGGAAGAGGACTACAGCTTTGGGCTCAAAAATATCCAGGACCGCATTCAGCTGCGCTTCGGGGAAGCTTACGGGATCTCCCTGTCGTCCGAACCGGGTAATGGCGTGGAAGTGAAGGTACGTTTACCGATGATCTTGAAAACGAACGAACAGGAGGAGGGGACAGCGAGATTATGA
- a CDS encoding response regulator: MNTAPVARVLIVDDEYYFRQLLIRLVDWASAGFKVVAEAEEGSAALRIIEEQAIDLIITDIEMPNMNGLDFIKAVRKLDSAAKLIFITSYDNFSYAQQAISLGADHYLLKPVDEDAVEQALAAIRAQLTEKWEAERYLSRLKIEAGYVQEPEAENVQEERRHSSGKRLINNAIAYVTSHYAEDTLSLQSTASALFVNPSYLSHMFKKETGESFVEYVTNARLAQAMELLSQGIAADETEAPKVATIARQVGYKDPFYFSKCFKKRYGITPNKVHSGTRSDPY, from the coding sequence ATGAATACAGCGCCGGTAGCCCGTGTCCTGATTGTAGATGACGAGTATTATTTCAGGCAGCTTTTGATCCGTCTGGTGGATTGGGCTTCCGCCGGATTTAAGGTCGTTGCAGAGGCCGAAGAGGGTTCAGCCGCATTGCGGATTATAGAGGAACAGGCGATTGATCTCATTATTACGGATATTGAAATGCCGAATATGAACGGGCTTGATTTTATTAAGGCAGTCCGCAAGCTGGACTCTGCGGCCAAGCTGATTTTTATCACAAGCTATGATAACTTCTCTTATGCGCAGCAGGCCATTTCACTTGGAGCAGACCATTATTTGCTGAAGCCCGTTGATGAAGATGCAGTTGAACAAGCTCTTGCCGCAATCCGTGCCCAATTGACGGAGAAATGGGAAGCGGAGCGCTATCTCAGCCGGCTGAAAATAGAAGCGGGTTATGTGCAGGAGCCGGAAGCGGAGAATGTACAGGAAGAGAGACGGCATAGCAGCGGTAAGCGGCTGATTAACAACGCTATAGCCTATGTAACCTCGCATTATGCCGAGGATACGTTGTCGCTGCAGAGTACGGCCAGCGCCCTTTTTGTGAATCCGAGCTATTTAAGCCATATGTTCAAGAAGGAGACCGGTGAATCGTTTGTAGAATACGTCACGAATGCCCGCCTTGCACAAGCTATGGAGCTGCTCAGCCAGGGGATTGCCGCCGATGAAACTGAAGCTCCCAAGGTAGCGACGATAGCCCGCCAGGTGGGATACAAGGACCCGTTCTATTTTAGCAAATGCTTTAAGAAAAGGTATGGCATTACCCCGAATAAAGTACACAGCGGTACCCGTTCAGACCCATATTGA
- a CDS encoding extracellular solute-binding protein, whose translation MFGKKLGVVAASVALCSVVLTACGGAEVNNGGTQNQDATADSKESVTLWIFDADPMYHAAAEATAAEVGVDLNYEYIQDETYKTKISVALAANELPDVFQQHAGKSYRTPVLQSKTVAPLNDILDSTGLGKQFLDNQLVTEEDGNIYSVPSNISTTLVLYYNKKLMNELGASAPATWADLQALIQQANEKGIIPISLGGKERWQGDLLYNMLVARQDVNAFDHAINGQAKFTDAPFLDAAKQVTDLVSTNAFQKGFLGSAYLDAQELFKNNKALMWIDGSFNFTALSEAMGDNLGYIAFPATGAEDIYSATIGFQNSAAPYSLFVNNSSKNLDKAKEFAIRLSLKLNDEFVRKGLPGYATSEVKSESQNEQLSAYATDIGKTAKTQAMWFGLLSADTGQEYRDLTQQLYGGNLTAEEYTAELETLLRSAE comes from the coding sequence ATGTTTGGGAAAAAGCTTGGGGTTGTTGCGGCATCTGTCGCGCTCTGTAGTGTAGTGCTTACTGCTTGCGGAGGTGCGGAAGTAAACAATGGGGGAACCCAGAATCAGGATGCTACGGCGGACAGCAAGGAGTCTGTTACCTTATGGATTTTTGATGCAGATCCGATGTACCATGCAGCAGCTGAAGCTACCGCAGCAGAAGTCGGCGTTGATTTGAATTATGAGTACATACAAGATGAGACCTACAAAACAAAAATCAGTGTGGCGCTGGCTGCAAATGAACTTCCGGATGTATTCCAGCAGCATGCCGGGAAGTCCTACCGTACTCCTGTGCTGCAGTCAAAAACCGTTGCTCCACTGAATGATATACTGGATTCTACCGGCCTGGGCAAGCAATTCCTGGACAACCAACTGGTAACTGAGGAAGATGGCAATATTTATTCTGTTCCTTCCAATATCAGCACAACACTGGTACTGTACTATAACAAAAAGCTGATGAATGAGCTCGGCGCTTCTGCACCGGCAACCTGGGCTGATCTTCAGGCGCTTATTCAACAGGCTAATGAGAAAGGAATTATTCCTATTTCATTGGGCGGAAAAGAAAGATGGCAGGGCGATCTGCTATACAACATGCTTGTAGCACGCCAGGATGTTAATGCCTTCGATCATGCGATTAACGGACAAGCGAAATTCACGGATGCCCCATTCCTGGATGCAGCTAAACAGGTGACAGATTTGGTCAGCACGAATGCCTTCCAGAAGGGTTTCCTCGGCTCCGCTTACCTGGATGCACAGGAGCTGTTCAAGAACAATAAGGCTTTGATGTGGATCGACGGCAGCTTTAACTTCACTGCCCTGTCGGAGGCTATGGGTGACAATCTCGGATATATCGCATTCCCGGCAACGGGTGCGGAGGATATCTACAGTGCAACAATCGGGTTCCAGAATTCGGCAGCACCTTACTCCCTGTTCGTGAATAACAGCTCCAAAAACCTGGACAAAGCCAAAGAGTTTGCCATCCGCCTGTCCCTGAAGCTCAATGATGAATTTGTCCGTAAAGGCCTGCCCGGATATGCAACAAGCGAAGTGAAGTCGGAATCGCAGAATGAACAGCTCTCCGCGTACGCTACGGATATCGGTAAAACAGCCAAAACACAGGCTATGTGGTTCGGTCTGCTGTCAGCGGATACGGGGCAAGAATACCGTGATCTGACCCAGCAGCTGTATGGCGGTAACCTGACTGCTGAGGAGTATACGGCTGAACTGGAAACCTTGCTCCGTTCGGCAGAGTAA
- a CDS encoding sugar ABC transporter permease, with the protein MERALSNKKLIALFLVPGLTVFLVFYFVPIIMTAYYSLHDWDGINPMTFIGLDNYTKMFTTDKSFWQAVWNSLAFLLVGVLIQLPISFALAMLVSRKMKGRKWFRNIYFFPVVMSTTMVSLLWVKIYDPNIGMLNTLLDAVHLSSWTQAWLGDTKTALLSVLIVTTWHYVGYNMLILFAGMQGISEQYYEAAKLDGAVGWKAVRHITLPLLSDVLRICIVLNVIYALKTFESVYVMTNGGPLNSTTMIALKMFQEAFLKQNFGYGSALAVFMVLECLIIAWVLNKVLTREKIEY; encoded by the coding sequence ATGGAAAGAGCGCTCTCGAACAAGAAGCTGATAGCTTTGTTTTTAGTGCCCGGTTTAACTGTATTCCTTGTATTCTATTTTGTGCCGATTATAATGACAGCCTATTACAGCCTCCATGACTGGGACGGAATTAATCCTATGACCTTCATTGGACTGGATAACTACACTAAAATGTTCACGACGGATAAAAGCTTCTGGCAGGCGGTATGGAACAGTCTTGCCTTTTTGCTTGTGGGTGTGCTGATCCAGCTGCCGATCTCGTTTGCTCTGGCAATGCTGGTCTCCCGTAAGATGAAGGGACGCAAATGGTTCCGTAATATTTACTTTTTCCCTGTGGTAATGTCAACGACAATGGTGAGTCTGCTGTGGGTTAAAATTTACGATCCGAACATCGGGATGCTGAACACGCTGCTGGATGCTGTTCACCTCAGCAGCTGGACACAGGCCTGGCTTGGAGATACCAAGACCGCTCTCTTGTCTGTACTGATCGTAACGACTTGGCATTATGTGGGTTACAACATGCTGATTCTGTTCGCCGGTATGCAGGGGATCTCCGAGCAATATTATGAAGCCGCGAAGCTGGACGGAGCGGTTGGCTGGAAGGCAGTACGGCATATCACGCTTCCTTTATTGTCAGATGTGCTGCGGATTTGTATCGTTCTAAACGTCATTTATGCGCTGAAAACATTTGAAAGTGTATACGTGATGACCAATGGCGGGCCGCTGAACTCGACAACGATGATTGCCCTGAAAATGTTCCAGGAAGCGTTCCTGAAGCAGAATTTCGGTTACGGCAGTGCGCTTGCTGTGTTCATGGTGCTGGAATGTCTCATCATTGCCTGGGTACTCAATAAAGTGCTGACCCGGGAAAAAATTGAATACTAG
- a CDS encoding carbohydrate ABC transporter permease: MLKRTKNTGLYILMMLIAVLQLFPLYWLVVSAFKDNSEIIGGVVWALPTKWRFSNFSEAWVSAKVNQYFFNSVSVTLITLFFVLLFASMMAYALTRMRFKYNGVILFILLMGVMVPIHATLIPLFMILKNLGILSSRLSIILPYIAVNLPIGVYMLSAFLRSMPKELEEAAFIDGCGVLKSFFKVVLPLLKPPLASVAIFVFLAVWNELLMAATFIQKEALRTLPLGLMNFSGQYSISWGPLAAAMVISTLPILLAYVLFSDQMEKSFTAGAILK; this comes from the coding sequence ATGCTGAAGAGAACAAAAAACACAGGACTTTATATACTGATGATGCTCATTGCCGTCCTCCAGCTGTTCCCGCTTTACTGGCTTGTAGTCAGTGCCTTTAAGGATAATTCGGAGATTATTGGCGGAGTCGTCTGGGCCTTGCCAACCAAATGGCGGTTCAGCAATTTTTCGGAGGCCTGGGTGAGCGCCAAGGTCAATCAATACTTTTTTAACAGTGTGTCTGTTACGCTGATTACCCTCTTTTTTGTGCTGCTGTTTGCGTCCATGATGGCTTATGCGCTGACACGAATGAGATTTAAATATAACGGTGTCATTTTGTTCATTCTGCTGATGGGGGTCATGGTGCCAATCCACGCTACGCTGATCCCGCTCTTTATGATCCTGAAAAACCTGGGGATTCTCAGCTCACGGTTATCAATTATCTTGCCTTACATTGCTGTGAATCTGCCTATCGGCGTCTACATGCTGTCAGCTTTTCTGCGGAGCATGCCGAAGGAGCTGGAAGAGGCTGCGTTCATTGACGGCTGCGGGGTGCTTAAATCCTTCTTCAAAGTCGTGCTTCCATTGCTGAAGCCGCCGCTTGCCTCGGTAGCAATCTTTGTATTCCTGGCCGTATGGAATGAACTCCTGATGGCAGCTACCTTTATTCAAAAAGAGGCGCTGCGGACACTTCCGCTCGGACTGATGAATTTCAGCGGCCAGTACAGTATCAGCTGGGGCCCGCTTGCAGCGGCGATGGTGATTTCGACTCTTCCGATTCTGCTGGCTTATGTACTGTTCAGTGACCAGATGGAGAAGAGCTTCACCGCGGGCGCAATTCTGAAATAA
- a CDS encoding 5'-nucleotidase C-terminal domain-containing protein, translating into MNELAAACNKINIVIIATSDVHGNLWGYRYEDGLDTTNDGLARVASYVRELRQSGAEVLLIDNGDVFQGNMLTDDVYNKRPDVVHPVSVALNSMGYAAMTLGNHEFNFGLGLIERIKQELNFPVLAANAWYSNGEAFAEPYIIVEVKGIKIAVIGLTNPNVPRWDGGKVEGLRFGHMAETGQKVAASLRAEGKADIIVISAHAGMVAEFDEDGGSDAAERIAELVPEADVLMVGHMHITVNQRMGNTVIGGPRDRGREVVRFDLTVDLDGEQPQVVNREAAVVDMAGREPDPEFRSLVTEAHEETLRFIAQGGGGTSAEADGGVLGYAAADFQPPDENADIPAGRLMDTAVITLIQKAMLQASGADVAATSLFADKADLKQGPLTYADVYRIYPFDNVLYVVTVTGKEMKAYMEASATHFKQWRPGDLAITTDPDVPSYLYDMFAGIDYQIDLSQPPGQRIINVRFQGKPLADTGRLQLAVNNYRYSSLLKASKLVSANKHWESECSVRDMLVSYIRERKTISPEVDNNWSIVGIN; encoded by the coding sequence ATGAATGAACTGGCAGCTGCCTGTAACAAGATTAATATCGTAATTATTGCTACCTCGGATGTTCACGGCAACCTGTGGGGTTACCGTTACGAAGACGGCCTCGACACAACAAATGACGGGCTGGCCAGAGTTGCCTCTTATGTCCGGGAGCTCAGACAGAGCGGTGCGGAAGTCCTCCTGATCGACAACGGCGACGTGTTCCAGGGGAACATGCTGACTGACGATGTCTACAATAAACGGCCGGATGTTGTCCATCCGGTCTCTGTTGCGCTAAATAGCATGGGCTATGCGGCGATGACGTTAGGCAACCATGAATTTAACTTCGGACTTGGCCTAATTGAGCGGATCAAGCAGGAATTGAATTTCCCTGTGCTGGCTGCAAATGCCTGGTATTCTAATGGTGAAGCTTTTGCCGAGCCTTATATTATAGTTGAAGTGAAGGGCATCAAAATTGCGGTAATCGGACTTACCAACCCCAATGTCCCGCGCTGGGATGGAGGCAAGGTGGAAGGGCTCAGGTTCGGCCATATGGCGGAGACTGGGCAGAAAGTTGCGGCATCCCTCCGGGCGGAGGGGAAAGCGGACATTATTGTAATCAGTGCCCATGCGGGAATGGTCGCAGAGTTCGATGAAGACGGCGGCTCGGATGCCGCCGAACGTATTGCGGAGCTTGTACCTGAAGCAGATGTGCTTATGGTCGGTCATATGCATATTACGGTTAACCAGCGCATGGGGAATACCGTCATCGGAGGGCCGCGTGACCGCGGGCGGGAGGTTGTGCGCTTCGATCTCACGGTAGATCTGGACGGTGAACAGCCTCAGGTAGTGAACCGGGAAGCAGCCGTTGTGGATATGGCCGGCCGGGAACCGGACCCGGAATTCCGGAGTCTGGTTACGGAGGCGCATGAAGAGACGCTTCGTTTCATCGCGCAAGGCGGCGGAGGTACTTCGGCAGAGGCGGATGGCGGCGTCCTGGGTTATGCGGCAGCCGACTTCCAGCCCCCTGATGAAAACGCAGATATACCGGCGGGAAGATTGATGGATACGGCGGTCATTACGTTGATCCAGAAGGCCATGCTTCAGGCCAGCGGAGCAGATGTTGCCGCCACAAGCCTGTTCGCCGATAAGGCGGATTTGAAGCAGGGGCCGCTGACTTACGCGGATGTATACCGTATTTATCCCTTTGATAATGTGCTGTATGTCGTTACTGTCACCGGTAAAGAGATGAAGGCTTACATGGAAGCTTCGGCCACACATTTTAAACAGTGGCGGCCGGGCGACCTTGCCATCACAACCGATCCCGATGTGCCGAGCTACCTCTATGATATGTTCGCCGGCATTGATTATCAGATCGACCTGTCACAGCCGCCAGGACAGCGGATTATCAATGTCAGGTTCCAAGGCAAACCGCTTGCCGATACCGGCCGGCTGCAGCTTGCCGTTAACAATTACCGCTACAGCAGCTTATTAAAAGCCTCTAAACTGGTCAGTGCCAACAAGCATTGGGAGTCGGAATGCAGCGTCCGCGATATGCTGGTAAGCTATATCCGGGAGCGCAAGACGATCTCGCCTGAGGTTGATAATAACTGGTCCATTGTAGGGATCAACTGA
- a CDS encoding methyltransferase domain-containing protein, which yields MNNRWNKIIYKLWAPLYDRVFNAGAFARARVKALSGLDLKPGQRVLLVGAGTGADLPLLSGRGLLITAIDLSPEMLAEARAKVKAGEDITFLEMDAQNLRFGDEALDAVIANLIVSVVPDAERCLQEVVRVTSRGGSIVIFDKFAPNGRVSPVMKALRPLISLLGTDIGRDFNQLFLPHQDQVSIKEDQPLLMRGMYRKIVLMKQ from the coding sequence ATGAACAACCGCTGGAACAAAATCATCTACAAGCTATGGGCTCCTTTGTATGACCGGGTTTTCAATGCAGGTGCTTTTGCCCGGGCGCGGGTTAAGGCATTATCCGGTCTTGATTTAAAACCCGGCCAGCGTGTGCTGCTGGTAGGAGCGGGTACGGGGGCCGATCTGCCTCTGCTCTCAGGGCGCGGCCTGCTCATTACTGCGATCGACCTTTCGCCGGAAATGCTGGCTGAAGCCCGCGCGAAAGTGAAAGCAGGAGAGGATATCACCTTTTTAGAGATGGACGCACAAAATCTGCGCTTTGGGGACGAGGCCCTTGATGCCGTAATTGCAAATCTGATCGTGTCCGTTGTACCAGATGCGGAGCGTTGCCTGCAGGAAGTTGTTCGCGTAACAAGCAGGGGCGGCAGCATCGTTATTTTTGATAAATTTGCCCCTAACGGACGTGTATCTCCGGTAATGAAAGCACTGCGTCCGCTGATCTCCCTTCTCGGAACGGATATTGGCCGGGACTTTAATCAGCTGTTTCTTCCTCATCAGGACCAGGTGTCCATTAAGGAAGACCAGCCGCTTCTAATGCGCGGGATGTATCGTAAAATTGTACTTATGAAACAATAA
- a CDS encoding SDR family oxidoreductase codes for MNILILGATGRVGSQILSYALQDGHHVTVLVRTPEKIQIDNENLTILQGNVLNQADIVRTVHGKDAIISALSTDGTDTLSQSMPLMIEAMENEGIRRIITIGTAGILQSVSNPQLLRYQTDESRQKLNRAAKEHHKVYDMLQQSTLEWTIVCPTYLPDGERVGKYRIKPDFLPEGGTKISTSDTAEFTYSQIKSREFIQSRVGIAY; via the coding sequence ATGAACATTCTCATACTAGGTGCAACCGGACGTGTCGGGAGTCAAATATTGAGCTATGCACTTCAAGACGGACATCATGTTACAGTATTAGTTCGCACTCCGGAGAAGATTCAAATCGATAATGAGAATTTAACTATTCTTCAAGGCAATGTGTTAAATCAAGCTGATATTGTCCGTACTGTACATGGAAAAGATGCGATTATCAGCGCACTGAGCACTGATGGTACAGATACTTTATCACAAAGTATGCCGCTAATGATTGAAGCCATGGAGAACGAAGGGATACGACGAATAATTACGATTGGAACTGCCGGTATACTGCAAAGTGTGAGCAATCCCCAATTATTGCGTTATCAGACGGATGAATCCAGGCAAAAGTTAAACCGTGCAGCAAAAGAACATCACAAAGTTTACGATATGCTGCAGCAATCAACACTGGAATGGACGATCGTATGTCCTACGTATTTACCGGATGGTGAACGGGTAGGTAAGTACCGTATCAAACCTGATTTTTTGCCGGAAGGCGGGACTAAAATTTCTACTTCAGATACAGCAGAGTTTACTTATAGCCAGATAAAGAGCCGTGAATTCATACAATCACGTGTGGGCATCGCCTATTAA
- a CDS encoding extracellular solute-binding protein, translating into MFKWKRSLTVLAMTALLGTMAACGGNGNGATNKAEPTNEPASTAAAATAAPSNEPVKLRIMWWGSQPRHEATLAALDLYTKNNPNVTFEPEYSGMDGYLDKLSTQAAAKNAPDIVQLDPGWMPDWMSRGQLAELAPEVDVSKFDAKLLSGGQFDGKQYAVPLGSVAFGMVYDKAAMDKLGIANPANGWTWDDFFALAKESKSKLPDGQYFTLDYGGNYFMYSAYQYAKGKGQVITDDGHFNVDQAAYLEWTKKFEELRKEGLVPPADVNASDKENDPQMDLLAAGKVLFRYSFSNNLGTWDSIKPGAYALVTMPRAEEAGGWLKPSMYLSVSENSKHAEEAKKFINWFVNDQEAGNILKTFRGLPANKEIATALEASMSDLDKVGLGLLRATEPDGQTWSAGAGGWTNFIDKDWVLVRDQLSFGKVTPEKAFEQLKEAAQSYEK; encoded by the coding sequence ATGTTCAAATGGAAGCGTTCTCTTACAGTGCTGGCCATGACGGCCTTGCTGGGAACGATGGCAGCCTGCGGCGGTAACGGAAACGGGGCTACAAACAAGGCAGAGCCTACTAACGAGCCTGCCAGCACGGCTGCAGCGGCAACGGCTGCGCCCAGCAATGAGCCTGTTAAACTGCGTATTATGTGGTGGGGTTCCCAGCCCCGGCACGAGGCAACCTTGGCTGCTCTGGACTTATACACTAAGAACAATCCTAATGTGACCTTCGAGCCGGAATATTCAGGTATGGATGGCTACCTGGATAAATTATCGACCCAGGCTGCAGCGAAAAATGCACCGGATATCGTTCAGCTTGATCCGGGCTGGATGCCGGACTGGATGTCCCGGGGCCAGTTAGCCGAACTGGCGCCTGAGGTGGATGTAAGTAAATTCGATGCCAAGCTGCTGTCCGGCGGACAGTTTGACGGCAAGCAGTACGCTGTTCCGCTTGGCTCGGTAGCATTCGGAATGGTATATGACAAGGCGGCCATGGATAAGCTCGGGATTGCAAATCCGGCTAACGGCTGGACATGGGATGATTTCTTCGCGCTGGCCAAGGAGTCCAAATCCAAGCTGCCTGACGGTCAATATTTCACCTTGGATTATGGCGGCAACTACTTTATGTACTCAGCCTACCAGTACGCCAAAGGCAAGGGGCAGGTCATTACAGATGACGGCCACTTTAACGTCGATCAGGCAGCCTATCTGGAGTGGACCAAGAAATTTGAAGAGCTGCGCAAGGAAGGGCTGGTTCCTCCGGCTGACGTAAATGCTTCCGATAAGGAAAATGATCCGCAAATGGATCTCCTGGCAGCAGGTAAGGTTCTGTTCCGTTACAGCTTCTCCAATAACCTTGGTACCTGGGACAGCATCAAGCCAGGTGCTTATGCTCTGGTAACGATGCCGCGTGCGGAAGAAGCGGGCGGCTGGCTGAAGCCGTCCATGTACCTGTCCGTTTCCGAAAACTCCAAGCATGCTGAGGAAGCCAAGAAATTCATTAACTGGTTTGTGAATGACCAGGAGGCAGGAAATATTCTCAAGACTTTCCGCGGACTTCCGGCCAACAAGGAAATAGCTACGGCGCTGGAAGCAAGCATGAGTGATCTGGATAAGGTTGGTTTGGGCTTGCTCCGCGCTACAGAGCCGGACGGCCAGACCTGGTCAGCCGGAGCCGGCGGCTGGACCAACTTTATCGACAAGGACTGGGTGCTTGTCCGTGACCAGCTCAGCTTTGGAAAAGTGACACCGGAGAAGGCTTTTGAGCAGTTGAAGGAAGCAGCTCAGTCATACGAAAAATAG